The Oncorhynchus tshawytscha isolate Ot180627B linkage group LG16, Otsh_v2.0, whole genome shotgun sequence nucleotide sequence tgacacacacacacacacacacactgttgaccTGTTGTTGTTTGTTGCTGTAGCTTAGTATCTGTGACGGCAGTAGTGACAGCTTTAGGCTGGTCAGCCATAGTAATATATGTAGCATTAGCTGTAGGGGAATAGTATCTCTCTTACCAAAGTCACTGGTACAGTAGTTGCTCTCCATGGTTCCACTTCTTTTGCATTTCTGCTGGCACAGAGCTAAAGAGTACTTCAGGGCTGGGGAGACACAGAGAAAAGGAAAATATAGTTACTTAGTTCACATTCTTCTTCAACATTCAAGGGATGCTAGCAAGTAGGGTTTGGGTTGATTTTGTTTCACATTGAGTCAATTCAGGGAATGAATTGAAATCAATCGTAGGCCAATGAATTAGTGTGAACATTTCCCATTGAAAACTGTGGGCAACTTAGAATCCTACAATTCACATCATGCTTACGGTGTAGGGTTCTACTTACGTCTGGCGTTAAGGAGGGGCAAGTGTCTAACACATGCATGTTGTAAAAAGCCCGCGCTCAGCTATTTTCCAGCCCTTGTGCCAAGGTTGGTCATTTACCTGTCGAACATCAGCTTGCTTGCGCTGAGATGGGAGTGGTGAAACTATTTGAGATGTGTCCTTAAAAACGAGCACCAAACTGCCAATTTTGGTCAGAGTAACTGGAGATAAACTGATCTTTGTGGTTATGTTGGTTATGGCATCAATTTTGCCAACGGAGGtgcacagtagcctaatcagtGGCATTTCATCAATGTTTTATTAAAAGATCATCTTTGAGAGCAGCAAAACAGTCTACAGACCTTTTTAGTAAATTGGAACGTAtttaggcgtcactacagacctgggctCGATCCCGGACtcacaaccagccatgatcgggagtcccataggctggcacacaataggcccagcgtcgtccgggttagggaatggtttggctgggggggctttacttggctcatcgcactctagcgacttcttatggcgggccgggtgcctgcaggctgacccaggtcgtcagttgaacggtgtttcctccgacacattggtgcggctggcttccgggctaAGCGGGAGGGAGTTAAGAAGCGCGGTTAGGAGgctcatgtttcggaggacacatgactcgaccttcacctcccgAGCTCGTTGGGAAGTTGCAcagatgagacaagatcgaaacaAGATCGCCACATTCGTTTGTCTGAGTAAGAAGGAACAAGGTGTCTCTTTGGAGTGACTACTTGCTTCCCTTCCCCTTAACTCTGTCATAGTAGAGAAATCACAGATttacaaagacaaaaaaaaactagCAGAGAATACATGGAAGTGATAAGTTAGAGGGGACTGATGTTTTGACAGACATCTAACCTCGTCCCCGATTGCTACAGATAGAGCCGGCTAGGGACAAGATTAACAGCCATCCAGCCTTGGGTGTCTGCTCCATTGCCTTTCATCCTGGGGTCAACAGCCACTACCATGGTAGAtctgatctggaaccaggctaatgAAAATGCCTGTAAGCCACTCtcctagggggagggagggagctacaGCAGCTACACCACAAGTCTGCATCAGCAAAGACCACTGGGACCAGGCAATCTAATCTGTCTCTAAATCCACAACTCCTAGTAGCAGATCAAATGGACCAAACACCCATGTGGCctggagatgatgatgatgaattgGATTCATATTGTGCTAAAAGCACTTTACATTGTAACAACAAGACTGAAGAGATGTGTCAAGACAAGCGAAGAGTTATACATATGTCCTGTTTGGATTAAACATAGAAAAAGGAGCTACCTACGTATGGGTCTGGTGGTAGCtgctggggtggtggtggtcgCTGGTACCGTGGGGGTGGGGAACTTCTTGGGTCTAAACTTGTAGTGGCCGATGAACCCGTCTGCTGTTAAACTGAGGTCTGAGAGGAACTGGATCAGGAGCTGGTTACCTTCAGAGAATACtggactgaagagagagagatcgataTATAGAGATAGAATGTTAGCTTACCTGGTAAGTAGTTGATATATTGAATATGCTCATGGATATCTTGTGCTTAGGTAAACAGTTAATCGTGCATTAGTAGGTTTATGATCAAGGTCATAAGCGAAGCGGTACATTAGCTAGATGAATGCAGAGTAGAAACAGGTGTGTGACCTACGCTGGAGGGCTATCGCCACAGTACTTCCCGATCCTCTTGGCATCGTTGATCTCTGCCCCGTTGAAAATGGCCACATAGTCATATCGACAGTAGTTGTCTCTTTCCACATCGAACTTCTCAAACTTCACCTCAATAATCTGTGTTGGTGgacaggttacacacacaggttacaaaGAACACAGGTTACAAagaacacaggttacacacaacacaggttacacacacaggttacaaaGAACACAGGTTACAAagaacacaggttacacacacaggttacaaaGAACACAGGTTACAAagaacacaggttacacacaacacaggttacacacaacACAGGTTACAAAGAACacaacacaggttacacacacaggttacaaaGAACACAGGTTACAAagaacacaggttacacacaacacaggttacacacaacacaggttacacacaacacaggttacacacacaggttacataGAACACAGGTTACATAGaacacaggttacagacaacacaggtTACAAAGAACACAGGTTACAAAGAACACAGGTTACAAAGAACACAGGTTACAAAGAACACAGGTTACAAAGAACACAGGTTACAAagaacacaggttacacacaacacaggttacacacaacacaggttacacacaacacaggttacacacaacacaggttacacacaacacaggttacacacaacACAGGTTACAAAGAACATGTTACAGTGAACAAATTACTTTCAGGCCACATTCTGAAGTTGCATTTCATTGTGCAACACTAACCAAGAGCAAACCACAAAGCAATTATGTGAAAATGGACATCTTAGGCGATCTCAATCACTGTCAATTGTGTCAAGTTGAACTGTGAGTAAAGTAAGAACCTCAGGCTGTAGACGAACACTCACCTGGTTCTTAGGAGCCACTATGTGCCATGAGCAGGTGACCCCTGCGGGGTAGTCTTTCTCGGGCCAGTTAGGGGTCTTAAAGGACCCGGAGGGTTTAACCAGACGACCGCCACAGTACTGATCCCCTGGTGGGTGCAGAGTCAAACTACAATGTTTAGTTATACTGCCCAGCTAGCATGTGAAGCAGTACTATTCATTTGACGCACCACTGGGCATCATCCTGCGACTCTGTGTTTATGTGCAAGATATATCGCTTCCTTCTGAATGTTAAAGGATGGAACGTTGTGCACGCGCATGACATAATCCCATGATGGAACAAACATTTTCGAATAAGTAGGCACTTGTCTTATGCTTCCCTTGTGGTTATGAGTAAATTAAGAAGACATCGGTCTGTTCCTCTGCCTTGGTCCCATGCTGCAACGTGCAGTTAAAAGGGAGTCTATATGCCAGTCATACCATCACACATCTGAGAGATCACATCAGCCAACCACACAAGCTGCTTGGACTGGCAAGGGATCTGTGGATCTTTAAAAACCATGGCTGGATCTCCTGTAACATGTAGTTAGTCGCTATAGCAGTTAGTTCCACTACAGCTGAGCTCCCAGCCTCATGACTGGCAGACGGACAAGCCCAATTTGACTCTGTAACTAAAATAGACATTGAACAAATGGAGGAGTGCTGTGTGGTGCTTCTCAGTTTCAACCAACCACACCCAGGAACAGGGGAAACACCAGTCAATCTAAACTGACAGACCAAGAGGGATTCCAGCTGTCAGCTACTGAGgtacggagacagagagaaggtatTCAGGGAGGCACTCAGCCCCCCCAAAATTCCACAAACTCATTCGGGGAGAAGTAACGTCACCGGGTCAGAAGAGGAAGGGGCGGCTTAGCGCTGACCTGTCTGACCCTAGAGCTCTCCATCTGGAAAATGAGCTGTGAAAAATTCCTTGTCATGCTGTTAAATGTGTAGAGATTCACCTCCTCCTCGAGGAAGCTTTAAGTCAACAGGTTTTGTCTTAACTGCACAAGAGGTCTAAACTGAAAGAGCACTGGTACTTTATCTTACCAAGCAGAAGTCAAACTTTCCCTTGACCTGCTGTCCGTTGGGAGTGATTTATTTAGCTAGAACTGCCCTTTAGTCTCAGATGTAAATAATTGACCTCTAAGATCTCATCATCTGGGTATTAGTATTATTACAGTGACACTGTGCAACGACCTTGCTGGGGCAGCTAGCGGTTAAGAGGCTAGTTAATTAGCTGGTTAAAATGTGAACCGTAGCActcaacacgcacacacatatcgGAGGTCTTTACGATGTGGAGTCCGAGCAGAGTCACGGCTAGGGCTCAGTCCCTAATGCTCTGTTGAGCATGCTTGGGTGTAGGCTGGATACAGATGACTGCAGTTTTCACTACACACTAcatagcctagaggttagagaggcaaGCCTGCAACCGGCAGGTAACTAATCCAACAGAAAAAAATCTAGTAGGATCCTAGATCCCGTCTCCTGCCActgtgccattgagcaaggcacgtttatttaatttaaattttatttaacctttatttaactaggcaagttaaacATAACCCTTAACTACTACATTATTCTTCTTCTATATTCTATTCTGCTTACCTCTCTCATGCGGCTGGGCAGCAGAGTACACCGCCAGGAAGCCACTCCCAGCTGTGTTGGCATCAGACACCATCTGAATGAGCATCTTGTTGCCTGTGGAGACCAGGGCGCCTGGCCTGAAAGTCCCACAGAAGCGGCCCAGCCTCTGGCCAC carries:
- the pcolce2b gene encoding procollagen C-endopeptidase enhancer 2b isoform X2, yielding MSFIPAGENRRSGAWSIHPIMLRICSVFCAWSVLFLTEVCGQSQLRPTFTCGGNITGGSGVIGSPGYPGVYPPNTKCVWRITVPEGKVVVLSFRFIDLESDNLCRYDYVDVYSGHVSGQRLGRFCGTFRPGALVSTGNKMLIQMVSDANTAGSGFLAVYSAAQPHERGDQYCGGRLVKPSGSFKTPNWPEKDYPAGVTCSWHIVAPKNQIIEVKFEKFDVERDNYCRYDYVAIFNGAEINDAKRIGKYCGDSPPAPVFSEGNQLLIQFLSDLSLTADGFIGHYKFRPKKFPTPTVPATTTTPAATTRPIPLKYSLALCQQKCKRSGTMESNYCTSDFVITGTVITAVVRGGSVYATISIINVYKEGNLAIQQAGKTMSTKIIVLCKKCPSIRRGLNYIFMGSADEDGKGKIAPHHFVMAFKAKNQRGLNVLKNKRC